GGTGAGGTCGCTCTGGATGCGCGGGTCATCGGGGCGGTACTGCAGGGCAGGGTCTTTCCAGGCCCAACTGCGGTACGCGCCGAAGTCGCGGCTGGCATCGAAGTCGTGGTTGACCTGACTGGTCTGGCAACCGCCCAGCAGCATGGCAAACGCAAGCGTAGCGAGACGACGGAACATGGTGATTCTCCAAAAGCGACCGGTGCGTTAAATGAGAATAGCGGTTAACGGGGAGGGTACGCGGCCATGGCCTTTTGTACGGCCTGGCGCAATGCTTCGGCCCGCTCGCCGAGGCTGCCCTGGCTGCCGGTTTCCGCGCTGGCGCTCCATACCGGCTGGCCGCTGCGGGCATCGAACAGGTTGATGCGAACCACCACCACCTGCACCTCATAGGTGCGTACCACCGGCACCGTGTTGTACATGCCGTAGCCCGGGCCATAGCGGTTGTAGCCGCTGTAACCGTAGCCGTAATCGTCCTGGACCTGGCGCAGGCGTTTCTCCTGGCGCACGTCGGCGCTGACCAGCAAGTCCGCCGGGCGATTGTCGTGCAGAGGGCGCAGGCCGCGCTGGTCGAGCGCGCCGCTGACCGCTTCGGCGATTTGTGCCGAGTCGGCCCAGGCCGTACCCGCCGGGAGCCGGCCGTTGCGCCAGGCCCAATTGCGATAGGCGCCGTAGTCCCGCACCGGCGCCGGGTAGGCGCTGGCATCGAAGGTGCCGGCAGCCTGCGGCGGTGCCGGCGGGATCGGCGCCGAAGCGGCCACATAAGGGTTGGGGCTGGAGCATGCGCCCAGCCCGAGAGACAGCAGGATCAAACACAGACGACGCATTTCGACCTCCCCGGACTGGGCCGCTTAAACCGGACGGCAGATCCAGTGCAAATAACGCCCAAGTCCGGCAAAGCTTGGGTGACGACGGTGAATGAGCTCCATCTCGATAAGGTCCTGCAATGCGGCGCGAGCCTGGAACTCCACCGGCATGTAGTCGTGGAAGACCCGCACCCCGCTTTGGCTTTCGACCTGCCACAGCCCTTCGAGTTGCGCCGCCAGCTCTCGCGGGTCGAGGGGCTGTTGCGGCGTGAGGCTTTGCTTTTCGCCGGCCATGTCGTTCTTGCGCATCTTGCGGAAGTGGCCTTTGAGCAGGTTGCGGTAGATCAGCGCATCGCGGTTGTAGAACGCCAGGGACAACCAGCCGCCCGGCGCGGTCAGCTGATGCAGCACCGGCAGGATGGCGTGGGGTTCGGCCAGCCACTCCAGCACGGCGTGGCACAGCACCAGGTCATAGGGTTGCGTGAGTTGGCCGAGCAGCTCCTGCCAGGGCGCGTGGATAAAGGTCGCATGCTGCCCGGCTTCGGCGAAGCGTTGGCGCGCGCCCTCGAGCATCGGCGCGGCGGGTTCGGCCAGGGTTACCTGGTGACCACGCTCGGCCAGCCAAAGCGACATATGCCCCAGGCCCGCGCCAATATCGAGCACGCGCAATGGGCGATCAGGCAGCGCTTCGGCCAGGTCGGCCTGCAACACCGCCAGGCGGATCGCGCCTTTGGCCCCGCCGTAGATTTTTTCGGCGAAGCGCGTGGCCAGTTGATCGAAGTGACGATCACTCATGGGGCGAACCGCCGTTCGCTGTCGGCCAGTTTGGCACGCACCACCTCGTTCATGTCCAGGCCCAACTCACTGCACAGCAACAACAGGTACAACACGATATCGCCGACTTCCTGCCCGGCGTGGGCAAGTGTGTCGGCGGGTAATTGGCGGGAT
The sequence above is drawn from the Pseudomonas quebecensis genome and encodes:
- a CDS encoding DUF4136 domain-containing protein yields the protein MRRLCLILLSLGLGACSSPNPYVAASAPIPPAPPQAAGTFDASAYPAPVRDYGAYRNWAWRNGRLPAGTAWADSAQIAEAVSGALDQRGLRPLHDNRPADLLVSADVRQEKRLRQVQDDYGYGYSGYNRYGPGYGMYNTVPVVRTYEVQVVVVRINLFDARSGQPVWSASAETGSQGSLGERAEALRQAVQKAMAAYPPR
- a CDS encoding methyltransferase domain-containing protein; the encoded protein is MSDRHFDQLATRFAEKIYGGAKGAIRLAVLQADLAEALPDRPLRVLDIGAGLGHMSLWLAERGHQVTLAEPAAPMLEGARQRFAEAGQHATFIHAPWQELLGQLTQPYDLVLCHAVLEWLAEPHAILPVLHQLTAPGGWLSLAFYNRDALIYRNLLKGHFRKMRKNDMAGEKQSLTPQQPLDPRELAAQLEGLWQVESQSGVRVFHDYMPVEFQARAALQDLIEMELIHRRHPSFAGLGRYLHWICRPV
- a CDS encoding MazG-like family protein: MNLEHLTERLHRIRDTNDWKPFHSPKNLAMAASVEMAELVEIFQWLTEDQSRQLPADTLAHAGQEVGDIVLYLLLLCSELGLDMNEVVRAKLADSERRFAP